One window of the Fusobacterium animalis 7_1 genome contains the following:
- a CDS encoding AAA family ATPase gives MKYKSFRIKNYKAIKDLTIEVDKPKLTPIIGLNETGKSSILQAVFSFDYTNDDQYNGEFVNISYIKNKFDNKSLPEIEAEIENIDTNIIIENALNYFMKKKKDEFLTMSRYSRENGFKEKEYLKPIKELIFTKIKELFSNSYNTLKIKRTFNTENSFYTLENINFKTIDEQINTNGYYDEKITIYIGLSEFREMIIRSIVFYLPNIIYIDDFKDIVPEEIKKGNQWYPYIEEIFEKNKENIDKFSKYELADRQTVLADIKNDLNESLSQLWDTMHISQTIRNEFKTLEIDLRFENNIFQFLVVDLREKRENGKSREVVFPVNMRSKGFQWFFNFFIKMKYNWKHTDDEDYGSIILLDEPGVYLHTTFQSELVKVLRELSKNNIIFYTTHLENMVNPKVVKIAEINVAKRNNEIVTIEKITKIDDNKNLGEITPIINALKIDNFPLVHYNEKIIITEGMTDKIFLNLLQEAELLDKSIKVIPGSGVSNLGTLISLSIGITSKYVVIFDNDEAGREHFENYKKNFGDEESKKWILHKLAERKDNIVLEDYYSNEMKEIIEKYIDKKDYKTGLLNFYYNRNPEDKQKFSDELKKLSKKDKGIYILLEQIKKRLN, from the coding sequence ATGAAATATAAAAGTTTTAGAATAAAAAATTATAAAGCTATCAAAGACCTAACAATAGAAGTTGATAAACCTAAATTAACTCCAATAATAGGATTAAATGAAACAGGTAAAAGTTCAATCTTACAAGCAGTATTTTCTTTTGATTATACTAATGATGATCAATATAATGGTGAATTTGTGAATATTAGTTATATTAAGAATAAGTTTGATAATAAAAGTCTCCCAGAAATTGAAGCTGAGATAGAAAATATTGATACTAATATTATTATAGAAAATGCTTTAAATTATTTTATGAAAAAAAAGAAAGATGAATTTTTAACAATGAGCCGTTATAGTCGTGAAAATGGTTTCAAAGAAAAAGAATATTTAAAACCTATTAAAGAATTAATTTTTACTAAAATAAAAGAATTATTTTCTAATTCATATAATACATTAAAGATAAAAAGAACTTTTAACACAGAAAATTCTTTCTATACTTTAGAAAATATTAATTTTAAAACTATAGATGAACAAATAAATACAAATGGTTATTATGATGAAAAAATTACAATATATATAGGACTTTCAGAATTTAGAGAAATGATTATAAGATCTATTGTTTTTTATTTACCTAACATCATATATATTGATGATTTTAAGGATATTGTTCCTGAGGAAATAAAAAAAGGAAATCAATGGTATCCATATATAGAAGAAATTTTTGAGAAAAATAAAGAAAACATTGATAAGTTTTCAAAATATGAATTAGCCGATAGACAAACTGTTCTTGCTGATATTAAAAATGACTTAAACGAAAGTTTATCTCAATTATGGGATACGATGCATATCAGTCAAACAATAAGAAATGAATTTAAAACTTTAGAGATTGACTTAAGATTTGAAAATAATATATTTCAATTTTTGGTAGTAGATCTGAGAGAAAAAAGAGAGAATGGAAAAAGTAGAGAAGTTGTATTTCCTGTTAATATGCGTTCTAAGGGCTTTCAATGGTTTTTTAATTTTTTTATAAAAATGAAATATAATTGGAAACATACAGATGATGAGGATTATGGAAGTATAATATTGTTAGATGAACCTGGTGTATATTTACATACAACTTTTCAATCAGAATTAGTAAAAGTTTTGAGAGAGTTATCAAAAAATAATATAATATTTTATACAACTCATTTAGAAAATATGGTAAATCCTAAGGTTGTTAAGATAGCAGAAATAAATGTAGCTAAAAGAAATAATGAAATTGTAACTATTGAAAAAATTACTAAAATAGATGATAATAAAAACTTAGGAGAAATTACACCAATAATAAATGCTCTAAAAATAGATAATTTCCCACTTGTACATTATAATGAAAAAATAATTATAACTGAGGGAATGACAGATAAAATTTTTTTAAATCTCTTACAAGAAGCAGAGTTATTAGATAAAAGCATAAAAGTAATTCCAGGAAGTGGGGTTAGTAATTTAGGCACATTGATTAGTTTATCAATAGGAATAACTAGTAAATATGTTGTTATATTTGATAATGATGAAGCAGGAAGAGAACATTTTGAAAATTATAAAAAGAATTTTGGAGATGAAGAATCTAAAAAATGGATACTTCATAAACTGGCAGAAAGAAAAGATAATATTGTACTTGAAGATTATTATAGTAATGAGATGAAAGAAATTATAGAAAAATATATAGATAAAAAAGACTATAAAACAGGACTTTTAAATTTTTATTATAATAGAAATCCTGAAGACAAACAGAAATTTTCTGATGAATTAAAAAAATTAAGTAAAAAAGATAAAGGTATTTATATATTATTGGAACAAATAAAGAAAAGACTTAACTAA
- a CDS encoding helix-turn-helix domain-containing protein produces the protein MAKKYISVAQASNRLNVSISTIYNYCKTGTLGYRCIKNAKRYTWQIDLESLELLEKDNSHKSILQVKKDLQYSLF, from the coding sequence ATGGCTAAGAAATATATAAGTGTAGCTCAGGCATCTAATAGACTTAATGTTTCAATAAGTACGATATATAATTATTGTAAGACTGGAACATTAGGGTACAGATGTATAAAAAATGCTAAAAGGTATACTTGGCAGATTGATTTAGAAAGTTTAGAACTGCTTGAAAAAGATAATTCACATAAAAGTATCCTCCAAGTAAAGAAAGATTTACAATATAGTTTATTTTAA
- a CDS encoding antA/AntB antirepressor family protein, with the protein MLDIIRDEFEEEIREQNILLSSQQVKMPNGGVRKQPIFVLTLNQAKQVLMRESKFVRRAVIQYIEKLEQALKQPKKVEMNKLPFEYKVEIETQPKLIEIYQTENKVYYIKAKDLWRKLEVNQYFRSWINKRIEKYDFIEEFDFMSVEDDYALTLDMVKELCILENSTNSKLIKKYIIIFERHLKEKQMLMFEQMKERFKNKKVAYILNHNSAVRKCADEIINFSNNLNIGKVITSLNKEKIVNLCVMLKAYAFPIEMDKKFGISEEGLIEFNYYPTI; encoded by the coding sequence TTGCTAGATATAATAAGAGATGAATTTGAAGAAGAAATACGAGAGCAAAATATTTTGCTTTCATCTCAACAAGTTAAAATGCCTAATGGTGGAGTTAGAAAACAACCTATATTTGTTTTAACTCTGAACCAAGCTAAGCAAGTTTTAATGAGAGAAAGTAAATTTGTAAGAAGAGCAGTTATTCAGTATATAGAGAAACTAGAACAAGCATTAAAACAGCCTAAAAAAGTTGAAATGAATAAACTACCTTTTGAATATAAGGTTGAGATAGAGACACAACCTAAGTTAATAGAAATATATCAAACTGAAAATAAAGTTTATTATATAAAAGCTAAGGACTTGTGGAGAAAGTTAGAAGTCAATCAATATTTTAGAAGTTGGATAAATAAAAGAATAGAAAAATATGACTTTATAGAAGAATTTGACTTTATGAGTGTAGAAGATGACTATGCTTTAACATTGGATATGGTAAAGGAATTATGTATATTAGAGAACTCTACAAATTCTAAGTTAATTAAAAAATACATAATCATTTTTGAAAGACACTTGAAAGAAAAACAAATGTTAATGTTTGAACAAATGAAAGAAAGATTTAAAAATAAAAAAGTAGCTTATATATTAAATCATAATAGTGCAGTAAGAAAATGTGCTGATGAAATAATTAATTTTTCTAATAATTTAAATATTGGAAAAGTAATAACTTCATTAAATAAAGAAAAAATTGTAAATTTATGTGTAATGTTAAAAGCCTATGCATTCCCAATAGAAATGGATAAAAAATTTGGAATAAGTGAAGAAGGATTAATAGAATTTAATTATTATCCTACAATTTAA
- a CDS encoding RNA polymerase sigma factor — protein sequence MESKEVLELIREAKKGNNEATEKLIERYLNTIRKINHKWGNTDDGFQEGILGIYQAIKTYDENYNTKFMTHLYFYVEAKIRKYIDKERYRVPQYVIESIKKGEQERVYFSELENFEIEDANINNENLENKVLIEKVLNYCTDQEKTVINYLFFEGYTGEEVAQKLGISRQWVHTIKHRAFEKIRNNINFVINKKNEYNKK from the coding sequence ATGGAAAGTAAAGAAGTTTTAGAGCTTATAAGAGAAGCAAAAAAAGGCAATAATGAAGCTACTGAAAAGCTAATTGAAAGGTACTTGAACACTATTAGAAAGATCAATCATAAGTGGGGTAACACAGATGATGGATTTCAGGAAGGAATACTTGGAATCTATCAAGCAATTAAAACTTATGATGAAAATTACAATACTAAATTTATGACACATTTGTATTTTTATGTAGAAGCTAAAATAAGGAAATATATAGATAAAGAAAGGTATAGAGTACCTCAGTATGTCATAGAGAGCATTAAAAAGGGTGAACAAGAAAGAGTATATTTTTCAGAACTAGAAAATTTTGAGATTGAAGATGCTAATATAAATAATGAAAACTTAGAAAATAAGGTACTTATAGAAAAAGTTTTAAATTACTGCACGGATCAAGAAAAGACAGTAATAAACTACTTATTTTTTGAAGGTTATACAGGGGAAGAAGTGGCACAAAAACTTGGAATATCAAGGCAATGGGTACATACTATAAAACATAGAGCTTTTGAGAAAATAAGAAATAATATTAATTTTGTAATTAATAAAAAAAATGAGTATAATAAGAAATAA